From Pan paniscus chromosome 9, NHGRI_mPanPan1-v2.0_pri, whole genome shotgun sequence, the proteins below share one genomic window:
- the MS4A5 gene encoding membrane-spanning 4-domains subfamily A member 5, with protein sequence MDSSTAHSPVFLVFPPEITASEYESTELSATTFSTQSPLQKLFATKMKILGTIQILFGIMTFSFGVIFLFTLLKPYPRFPFIFLSGYPFWGSVLFINSGAFLIAVKRKTTETLIILSRIMNFLSALGAIAGISLLTFGFILDQNYICGYSHQNSQCKAVTVLFLGILITLMTFSIIELFISLPFSILGCHSEDCDCEQCC encoded by the exons ATGGATTCAAGCACCGCACACAGTCCGGTGTTTCTGGTATTTCCTCCAGAAATCACTGCTTCAGAATATGAGTCCACAGAACTTTCAGCCACGACCTTTTCAACTCAAAGCCCCTTGCAAAAATTATttgctacaaaaatgaaaatcttaGGG ACTATCCAGATCCTGTTTGGAATTATGACCTTTTCTTTTGGAGTTATCTTCCTTTTCACCTTGTTAAAACCATATCCAAGGTTTCCCTTTATATTTCTTTCAGGATATCCATTCTGGGGCTCTGTTTTG TTCATTAATTCTGGAGCCTTCCTAATTGCagtgaaaagaaaaaccacagaaaCTCTG ATAATATTGAGCCGAATAATGAATTTTCTTAGTGCCCTGGGAGCAATAGCTGGAATCAGTCTCCTCACATTTGGTTTCATCCTAGATCAAAACTACATTTGTGGTTATTCTCACCAAAACAGTCAGTGTAAGGCTGTTACTGTCCTGTTCTTG GGAATTTTGATTACATTGATGACTTTCAGCATTATTGAATTATTCATTTCTCTGCCCTTCTCAATTTTGGGGTGCCACTCAGAGGATTGTGATTGTGAACAATGTTGTTGA